In the Pygocentrus nattereri isolate fPygNat1 chromosome 19, fPygNat1.pri, whole genome shotgun sequence genome, one interval contains:
- the eif4e2 gene encoding eukaryotic translation initiation factor 4E type 2 isoform X1 gives MNNKFDALKDDDSGDHDQDNGSPKDSEKEKTEDEEKDQNTTKRKPVVPGAGEHPLQYNYTFWYSRRTPGRPASTQSYEQNIKQIGSFASVEQFWRFYSHMIRPGDLTGHSDFHLFKEGIKPMWEDDANKSGGKWIIRLRKGLASRCWENLILAMLGEQFMVGEEICGAVVSVRFQEDIISIWNKTASDQATTARIRDTLRRVLNLPPNTIMEYKTHTDSIKAWEDFHGLVNASGGR, from the exons ATGAACAACAAATTTGACGC TCTGAAAGATGACGATAGCGGAGATCATGACCAGGACAATGGCTCACCGAAAGAcagtgagaaggaaaaaactgagGATGAGGAGAAGGACCAAAACACTACCAAGAGGAAG ccTGTGGTTCCTGGCGCAGGGGAACACCCTTTGCAGTATAACTACACATTCTGGTACTCTAGGCGAACCCCAGGCAGACCAGCCAGCACACAGAGCTATGAACAGAACATCAAACAGATTGGCAGCTTTGCTTCG GTGGAGCAGTTCTGGCGTTTTTACAGTCACATGATCAGACCAGGTGATCTGACTGGCCACAGTGACTTCCACCTGTTCAAAGAAGGAATCAAACCCATGTGGGAG GACGATGCTAATAAGAGTGGCGGGAAGTGGATAATACGGCTGCGTAAGGGTCTGGCCTCGCGCTGCTGGGAGAAtttgatcttggcaatgttgggGGAGCAGTTTATGGTGGGCGAGGAGATTTGTGGAGCTGTCGTCTCTGTACGATTCCAG GAGGACATCATATCTATCTGGAACAAAACCGCAAGTGACCAGGCCACAACTGCTCGCATCAGAGACACACTGCGACGAGTCCTCAATCTGCCCCCAAACACCATCATGGagtacaaaacacacactgacagcatCAA ggcCTGGGAGGATTTCCATGGTCTCGTAAACGCTAGTGGTGGCCGCTAG
- the eif4e2 gene encoding eukaryotic translation initiation factor 4E type 2 isoform X2 codes for MNNKFDALKDDDSGDHDQDNGSPKDSEKEKTEDEEKDQNTTKRKPVVPGAGEHPLQYNYTFWYSRRTPGRPASTQSYEQNIKQIGSFASVEQFWRFYSHMIRPGDLTGHSDFHLFKEGIKPMWEDDANKSGGKWIIRLRKGLASRCWENLILAMLGEQFMVGEEICGAVVSVRFQKSSSLLWKRPSGISSVKCRPLVQILIKF; via the exons ATGAACAACAAATTTGACGC TCTGAAAGATGACGATAGCGGAGATCATGACCAGGACAATGGCTCACCGAAAGAcagtgagaaggaaaaaactgagGATGAGGAGAAGGACCAAAACACTACCAAGAGGAAG ccTGTGGTTCCTGGCGCAGGGGAACACCCTTTGCAGTATAACTACACATTCTGGTACTCTAGGCGAACCCCAGGCAGACCAGCCAGCACACAGAGCTATGAACAGAACATCAAACAGATTGGCAGCTTTGCTTCG GTGGAGCAGTTCTGGCGTTTTTACAGTCACATGATCAGACCAGGTGATCTGACTGGCCACAGTGACTTCCACCTGTTCAAAGAAGGAATCAAACCCATGTGGGAG GACGATGCTAATAAGAGTGGCGGGAAGTGGATAATACGGCTGCGTAAGGGTCTGGCCTCGCGCTGCTGGGAGAAtttgatcttggcaatgttgggGGAGCAGTTTATGGTGGGCGAGGAGATTTGTGGAGCTGTCGTCTCTGTACGATTCCAG aAATCATCCAGCCTTCTCTGGAAAAGGCCCTCAGGGATATCTTCTGTAAAATGCAGACCTTTGGTGCAAATTCTGATTAAgttctga